The uncultured Desulfobacter sp. genomic interval GCCCCTCATCAAAATAGGTTGTATCTCCAGCGAGCTGGATTATCAATTTTTTGTAGAAGATAATGGGATCGGGATACCTGAAGGGCAGGAGGATAGAATTTTCGAGGTGTTTCAACGTCTGCACGCTGACACCCAATACCAGGGCACGGGTATCGGTCTTTCAGTTTGTAAAAAATGTATCGAATTTCACAAGGGGAAAATATGGGTAGAGCAAAATAAGCCTAAAGGCTCCATCTTCTCGTTCACGATTCCTAGGATAGGAAGACGCTCTTTATCAAGCAAAGTATGACGAACGTTTGACAAAGATGATTAAGTTTGAAATATGGCCCCAGCCGGGCACGGCCACAACATATTGGTGCGCCACGAGGGCGCAGGATACCAAGGGACACCGCAAGGTGGTGTTATCGGTGAACTTGGAGTACTCTTGCCGAGACCGATGAAGAGAGCCGTCCGACGTGTGCTTTAAGGTGAATTCAGTCGGAAAGCCGGATGCGGTAGCTCCGCACGTCCGGTTTGATGAGCAGGGACAGGAAACGGAGTCACTTTGCTACCGCGCCTGTCCTTGACTCTACTGGCCGTGCCCGGCTGGGGCTTCGTCGTCAGAAAGGCCGTTGAGATAAAAAGAATCCCAGACTGAAGTTGGACAGTAAAATTACTCACAACGACGGAACCCCCTGAAAACACGGGACCCATATGTAGGAAATCCCCCCAAGGTAGTGCCACAGAATGGTGCTATTTTTATTGTAATATATAGTTTTGAAATATAAAATGGGAGTGTCTTTAACACAATGAGGGCTCCCAAATGTTCGCACGCATAAAGAAGTCTGGAAAATACCAGTATCTACAGATAGTCGAGAACAAAAAGGAACAGGGCAAGGTAAAACAACGCGTGATTGCTACAGTCGGACGCATGGATCAGCTTCATGATAAAAACAGGGTTGAAACCCTGATCCGATCCCTTGCCAGATTTTCTGAAAAAGCGCTGCTGATTCTTTCCTGAAAAAGTGATGTCAAAGCCGACAGCCTTACCATCGGCCCAACATTGATTTTCCAAAGGCTGTGGGAAGAAAGCGGTATTCAAGGTGTCATCAGACATCTGCTTGCAGGGCGGAAATTTGAGTTCGATGTGGAACGAGCCATTTTCCTGACGGTGTTGCATCGGCTCATGACATCCGGATCTGACCGTCACTGTGACAGATGGAAAAGGGATTACCTGATTCCTGGCACAGAAGAGTTGGAGCTGCACCATCTGTATCGAGCCATGACATTTCTGGGTGAAAGCATAACAGACGAGGACTCCGCTCTTGGCCCTCGACGCAATAAAGACCTCATAGAAGAAATGATGTTCCAGCGGAATAAGGATCTTTTCTCGGAACTGGATCTGGTCTTTTTCGACACCACTTCCATCTATTTTGAAGGGCAGGGCGGAGATTTTTTTGGTAACAGGGGATTTAGTAAAGACCATCGTCCAGATCTTCATCAAATGGTCGTGGGTGCAGTGCTTGATGACAACGGGCGTCCGGTCTGTTGTGAAATGTGGCCGGGAAACACAACGGACGTCAAAACCATGATACCGGTAGTTGATCGACTGCGTCATCGTTTTGGTATTGGACAGTTTTGCATTGTAGCAGATCGTGGAATGATCAGTTCGGATACAATCTCCAAGCTTGAAGCTCGGCAGTTGCCGCATATCTTGGGAACGCGGATGAGGCGGGTCAAAGAAGTCAAGGCAGAAATCCTGACCCGGGCAGGACGTTACAAAGAAGTCTATCCAGAAAATGCAGACCGGAGCAAACCTTCTCCTTTGAAGGTAAAGGAAGTCATCCATAATGACACCCGGTATATCATTTGTTTGAATGAGCGCCAGGCACGAAAGGACGCCGCTGACCGCCAGACGATTATAGAGTCGTTGAAAAAACAATTGAAGAAAGGTCCTAAAGCACTGGTTGGAAACAAGGGCTATCGCAAATACCTGAAGGTACAAAAAGACAGTGCCCAGATAGATACAGCCAAAATAGAGGACGAATCCCGTTTTGACGGGAAGTGGGTTCTGACGACAAATACCAATTTGACTCCTGAACAGGTTGCCCTCAAATATAAAGAGCTCTGGAGAGTGGAAAGAGTGTTCCGGGATGTCAAATCCCTTCTGGACACCAGGCCGGTGTACCACCAGAAAGATGAGAATATTGCCAGTCATGTATTTTGCAGTTTTCTTGCTCTTGTGCTGCGAAAAGATCTTGACCGAAGTCTGGCTGAAAGCAAACATCAATTTGAGTGGAATGAGATTAAACAAGATCTGAAAGCTTTGAAACAGGTTGGAATTGAAGAAGGTGGACAGCGTTTTGCCATCAGAAGCGAGTGTAAGGGGATATGCGGTAAAATTTTTCAGACGGTAGGTGTCGCTCTTCCGCCTACGATCAAAGCCTTGAACTGATTGTTTAAAAAAGCCTCGGGTAGTGCCAAGAACTTTTTTGTCTCATGTATCATGTTGGAATAATAGAGCATTCAAAAATTAACTGTTGAAAATCAGCCATGATATCCGGGTTTTATGCCGCTGATCTTGCCGCACAGGGCAAATTGGATGCCGCAAAAAAGATGGTTATAAATATTCATAACGCGAACCGGCTTGAAATGAACGGCTTGCCCTGGAGTTTTCCTGAATATGTCCATGGAACTGATTTTACTGCCGGGGACACGTCACAGGGGTGGAGTGCTGCCGGGGCCATTATCGGCCATTTCGCTCTAGAAAAAAAGCGGTTTTTCCGGATCAGCAATCAGGACTTGTAAATAGGTTTTTATATGAAAGTAACAATTAAGTTGTTGAATTACTTTTATTGTTTGTTGTGGGGCGAGTCTGGGTGTTGATAGACCAGATCGGCCCGTGGCCGTTAGTAAAAATAAGGCCACCCGAACGGCGTTGCCAAACAATATGACCCCTCTGAAATTTAGAGGGGTCAATTTTTAGAATTTCGTTTTATCATTGCATCATCATACAGGTTTTATTGCGAGCACTTACATCTTTGGCAACAGCTTTATAACAGGTAATTCTTTCATCAATGCTGGTGGTGCAATAATCACAGGCTCTCAAAGCCTCAATCCTTCTTTTCTTGCCGCTTGCACAGCATAATGCTGATTTTGATTTTCTATATGATTCCATATTGGCCTCCTGAAGTTTTATTAGTAACGAAACATAAATTTTATATGTCTCTGCTAATAGAATATGTCATAAGAAATAAAGATCAAGTTTCTGGGTTTATTTGGGTGCTGTATACAGCGCAAGCCAAATAGTTCTATTCTATTTCTTCAAACCCTAATTCCATGGCGGCCTGGCACTCGCCGCACTCCATTGTGGCATTTTCAAGATCAGGGTATTTTTCTTTGATCTCTTCTTCTGTCATTATTGCCAAATGACTGCATCCACACTGGGGGCAGCTGTTTTTAATTCTGTATTTTTTCTTTTTTGGGGCCATCATGTCCTCCTTTATGTTTTGTACATTGAATATTGTTTTAATATACCGTTTTTCATTTAAATTTATATGGGTGTTTATCCTCATTTTTTCTACCAACTATATTAAATCATGAATGATTGTCCCTATTTTAATGTGGCGTTCGAATATGAATCCTGAAAAGTGTGGGGGGGGGTACAAAAAATACATGGTTTCCCTATATTGATTTATTTTATTTTTATAGATTCATTTACTTGGGATGTCCAAGATTTTGAATCTTAAATTGAGCTTTAAACCGGCAGTGCCGGATAAAATACAAGGTGATAATATGAAAACATATAAGAACAGTGTCGGAGAGTATGACTATTCGGTTGATAACTTAGGCTGGATGGTCCAGATAAAACA includes:
- a CDS encoding IS1634 family transposase; translation: MIFQRLWEESGIQGVIRHLLAGRKFEFDVERAIFLTVLHRLMTSGSDRHCDRWKRDYLIPGTEELELHHLYRAMTFLGESITDEDSALGPRRNKDLIEEMMFQRNKDLFSELDLVFFDTTSIYFEGQGGDFFGNRGFSKDHRPDLHQMVVGAVLDDNGRPVCCEMWPGNTTDVKTMIPVVDRLRHRFGIGQFCIVADRGMISSDTISKLEARQLPHILGTRMRRVKEVKAEILTRAGRYKEVYPENADRSKPSPLKVKEVIHNDTRYIICLNERQARKDAADRQTIIESLKKQLKKGPKALVGNKGYRKYLKVQKDSAQIDTAKIEDESRFDGKWVLTTNTNLTPEQVALKYKELWRVERVFRDVKSLLDTRPVYHQKDENIASHVFCSFLALVLRKDLDRSLAESKHQFEWNEIKQDLKALKQVGIEEGGQRFAIRSECKGICGKIFQTVGVALPPTIKALN